CCCAAGTggtatgaggaaaggttgaaggtgcTCACCATGTTTAGGAGAGGAGACAACTGAGACGAAACATGATAATCATcttcaagtagaagaagaagaagagtttggatttatatcccccctttctctcctgtgggagactcaaaggggcttacaatctccttgcccttcccccctcacaacaaacaccctgtgaggtgggtggggctgagagagctccgagaagctgtgactagcccaaggtcacccaactggcgtatgtgggagtgcacaggctaatctgaattccccagataagcctccacagctcaggcggcagagctgggaatcaaacctggttcctccagattagatacacgagctcttaacctcctacgccactgttggaccagaaccaacaggttgaaattaagCCAAAATAGTTTTTAggcaaacattaggaagaatatCCTGACAGCAGTTCCACAGTGGAACAGGTTTCCTCAGGAAGTGGTGGCGGGCTCGACTTCTTTGCAGGCTTTTAAGCAGAAGcaagatggccatctgacagcaatactgattctgtgaactttggCAGATCATGAGGGCGGGCAGGAAACTGCATCAGTGCTcggctcttgtggccctttcgtacatgcccagggtaatgccaatcaccCCTTTGGGGTCAGGaggcaattttcctccaggccagactgtGCAGGGGGAGGTCTCTTACAATCCTCTGTTTCTATGATTTCATTCTATGATCTGTCTGCTTGATGTTTCACGATGTtagactagatcagtgatggcaaaccttttagagaccgcatgccaggggtggagcaaggggaaactgtgcccagggcacacgtgcaccctgcatACCTACCACGCCCCCATCCACCCCTGTcctgtcctggaatgcccccggaatgctccaaaacacccccgccacgctcccagaatgccctcgccatccccccacaggggtgcgcgcccagtgcatcacacacctCTCTCccccttgatgctatgccactgccaggtgcccaaactggggcaacggcACGCATGCccgcaaagagggctctgagtgccacctctggcaggcgcgccataggttcgccaccactggactagatagtCTTTTGGTCATTTGCTCCCTGATAGCTTCACAACTCAGTCACGAGGGCAATTTTTTCTCCTCTGAGGCAACATATCCTGGGTCAACAAAGTAGAACAAAGACTATTAGGATTTGCCCCTTAACATGGGGAAGGGCTGGGGTGAGGGGACAGGTCTTGTGAACAAGTAATGTTTTTTCTGTGGGTGCCCCAAGTACACATTTGCCTTCCTCCTGTTCAAGCCTGGCTTCCAGAGGTgtaccggcagaaaatggtgccagggggcaagacctgatttttctgccccctgtCCAGAGAGGTTGCTGCTGCCAGcaagtgggttctgtggggcagaacttggaatgagtttgcaacaacaatttttaaaaacaaaatggtttactttcttaacatcaaacatcaacatttaacatcacacttcaaggtcctgttcaggttgcattttcaagtccttatatttacagtctgctgatactgccaagtccaattcttctttgcaagtgggttggctcctgaagactccaagggctggatgaacaggattcaacatgatgaaggtttccaggagaactctcacccattacaaccacaaaaagaaacccttaacaaggtgttaagggcttatagaaatcaaggtccgagtctggtagccttgtctcctccaagctacatgagctctgcagcctcctgctccacccctttctgggtcaacccattctgagcatgggggttacacaagtaCCTCCCACGCCCCACCCTGAGGATTGCTGCTGCTAGCATCCGGCGGCTGTCTTGgtgaaggcagcagcaaccaCGGCCACCGGCAAGCCCACAGCGGGCCTAAAGCTGGCGAAAGCAGTCCCGGGATGGAGGGAGTCGCCAGGCGCAGCGCCACAGGAGAGGCCTTTCTCTCCAGGCTAAACTTTAAAATCATTACTTGGAATCAGAAGTACAAATCTGTGAAATTtcaccacatttttttaaaaaaatctgcaacacttaatttttgcttcatttttttccccttcgcTCAAACAGCTGTTCCTTCTGAAATCTGCATAGACGTCCCAAAGAGCCCCTTAAACGCTGTGGTAAATCAAACTGCCATCATTCCGGTCAAAATTCAAGTCCCAAAGACTGACTGGGATTTCATCGAGGTCCTCTGGCACCATGCCCAAGGCACTCCAGACGACTCCATTCTGAAATATGGCTTGAGGTCATGCAGTCCAAAGAGCAAACCGCAGCTGTGGTGGAAGCGTGATTGCCGCCTCTTTTTAGAGGTGATGCCAGCCCACCGGTCGAAGATGTCGGCCATGATGAATGCTTGGCTAATCATCTGGAATGTAGAGGAGAAACACACTGGAAGATACCAAGTGAACGTCAAATCTAACAACATGAAAGAGGCATGTAGTTTTGTGGAGCTGAGAGTGACAGAAGGTAAGAGAAGGCAGTGAGGGAGCTGGGTGATGAATTTGTCTAGCCCCCAacatcttaatgaatttcgcagggcctgcaagacggcctgcaagacggagctgttccaccgggcttttggggagtccggccgctgatgccccccctcctccttttcataacatctgtggaccctgctgttccctccctccccttcccctcccccctttttgttaggggatttctagtaggacgccatcagtatatttgattaatggggttgattttaacatatagagccatatttaatgattatttactgattttatctgtgctctatctatttgtcttgttcaccgccctgagtccttcgggggagggcggtttataaatacaataaataataataataataacaacaacaacaacagtaacttATTCAGTGGAGTAAAACTCTTTCTGGATTTTACCAAGTCAGGCTGTGTGTTACAGCTTGGATGTTTGAATTTtccattattgggggggggggggcacagggtggAGGAACCTTGCGTACTTAGAATATAACCATACCACAAGGAGAAAGCTAGATTTAAACTTTCCCCATGATGTTCCGGTTTTCTCCATGTAGAAAGTTTAGGTGAGGAAATATTTTGATAAGCACTGTGTGGATCCAACTATCCTCCAAGTAATTACTCTCTAGTCAGAAGTTTCTTCCTCCAACCTAAGGGGCTCAAGACCAGATCCGGGGTGGGGTGCGAAGCAGGTAGGTGTTGTGGGTGGCGAGCAGAGAAGGGGCAGAggcaggaggtggggaaggctCAATTTCCCAGAAGAAATACTTGTTCTGCAACACATGTGTCTGATTAGGCTGCTACAAGGTGGGGAATTTCAGTtgtccagcagagatggctcattctgcaacaCGCATGCCCCCTTCTCCTGTGTAGGCTGCTGCTAGGGGGTGGGGAGACTCAACTGCATGGAAGAGATTCTCGTTCTGCAGCTGTGTAACCCCTTCCTCTGAtttagaaggtgggggagggtcaATTgccccaaggaagaagaagagggagcttggatttataccccattttcctctCCCGTAAGCAGTCCCAAatcatcttacaaactccttctcttcctctccccacaacagacaccatgtgaagtagatgaggctgagggagtttggggagaactgtgactacacccaaggtcaccctgcagggttcttgtgaaggagtggggaaaacaaaccccagttcgccagagaagagtccactgctcaggtggaggagagggtaatcaaacccagttctcctgattagagttcacctgctcttaaccccatgCTGAGATGGCTCATCTTCACATCGATTCAGATTCCCTTTTCCATAGAGAGGAAAGGCTGAGCCAACCAGAATCATCAATGTTTCCAGTGTCAAAGCAGAAATCCAGTTTttaagattgattttttttttgctctcgcACCTTGAATTCCTGCCTCcaatctcctcccccaccacTTACTAGTAAACTCTTCATTTAAACTTTGTCAACAATATTTTTACTTTAAGGAAGCCTCCCCAATGTTGAGCTGAGTAGATTCCAGCAAGATCACTCTTTGCAACGGAGCTTCTATGCTTCTAAGgccaaataaaacaaatctaGCAAAGTCAGAGCTGCAAAGATCCAAGCAGAGCTCATTGCAAAAACAGGCTGCCTGTTGCAATTCAAGTCAGGTTTGCTAAATTTGAGCTGGTAGCTCAGTGATTAGATCTCAGAGAGGAGTTCCTTTCCCAGCTAGGTGCACAGGAGGTGCTTAGGTTACTATGCATGGGctaaattggattttaaaatattgtggtTTTCCTTTGTTATTGGTAGAGTTATTTTTGTGCTTTCCTCCCTGCCAAATAGCAAAGGCATAAGAATGGATGGGCAGAATCCAAACCAAAAGCAACAACGACTTCCTTTGGTATCTGTGGACAAAATCTGACAGAAGATAAACATCTTTGCTGTGTAGGCAAGAGAGAAGAGCGGGTGTGGTCGAGTGACCGATGATCTTGGGTCTGACTCTGAAATCATGGCTGAGCTCAAGAAGACctctgctcctttttttttttggttgagtggcttgtttttaatgttgGTCATTTATGGATTTTTACTTGTGAGGTCCCTCAAGCAGTTCTCCCAACAGGCAACAGGGAAGTCTCTAAATACAGAAATAATCCTTATGATCCTTCCATCTCTTAGCCTCGGTTCGTTTCCTGTAAAAACATttcctgtaaaaaaaacaccacaagaaCAATAGATATAGTATATAACACAGAATGAGGAAAATAAGCCACCATGCTTAGGCTGACAACAATAAACTAGCTCCAGGCTTTTAGTTCACCTTTAATATAATACTCAAAGTGCAAGTAATGTGAAGTTAGTGCAAATACACAAAGCTCCCAcccaaaatatataaacatgtTACTGATCCAAGGAAGCTCCAAATACATAAagcataaatgtgtgtgtgtgtgtgtgtgtgtgtgtgtgtgtgtgtatctcaagCAGTCATGACAGTAATGCAGTATTCATAGTCTTAAAGTGGCAATGCATTAATTCCAGAATCACCCAGTATTAAATGACAGCCACCACTTTTCAGTTCCAAATATGATGCTTCATGACCACTAAATATGTAAGAAGTCTTAAAGTGCAAATGCCACAATTCCTGAGTCACCAGATGCATAggggcaatggggacatctgggacaGCTTGTCATGGGCACTGCCATTGTTGTCAAGTGTCAAGGGCAGGCCGGGAGCGTTTCGGGTGCAGGGCAGTAGGGGGCGCGTGGGAAGCTCATGCCccgggagcagttccccctcCGTCACTGTGAGTCACCCAACTGCAATATGAATAAGGACTTCTGAATCCTAATATTAGAAATGAGAATTTCACAGTCATCAAGCTTGGGTAAATTGGAGATTTCCCAGGTTGGTGTAGAGAACTTCAATATGCTTCTCCTGGTTATATTACAATAGTCCAGTAATATGGTCTCCACTAATCCATCCACAATTCCAGAACTCATTTCGCAATTATCAGCAAAATTTTCGGGAAAATCCTTCCTCAGTGAATTACATGTTGAGTAGTTCGGATGCAAGGTTACAGAGGCAATCAAATGCATACATCCCTAATCTGGGCAAGACACCATAGTATCATGCTTGAATGATATTGGAATTGTCTACAACAACTTGGGAAATCTCCAGTGTACTGGATATATATTGGCGCATTTATGCTTTATGTATTTGGAGCTTCCCTGGATCAGTAATATGTTTACATGTATTTGGGGTGGGAGATTTGTTTGCACTAACTTCACATTATACGCACCTGCAGTTTGAGTATCACACTAAAGGTGAATTGAAAGCTTGAGGCTAGTTTATTATtctcaggggctttccgcactgacagagttgtactggtttctatctaggttcacctcagtgtatccgcactgcaactgagctcaacgttgttttgtctcagttccccccccctcagaactgcgacatccctgtcgcagttatgaactgcacctttctgctggaacaaggtcgataccgcttcaaagcttcgaagtgtggatgcatcgaaacgactcctcatccgttcaaccaatcaggagccgcttttgtggcatgtgcagaacgggcatgtaactgtaaactgtaaactgtaaaaaaaacgctcctgtttcccatggtaacacaagctccaatcacgatcgaggagcgaaacaggcaccaagatgatcccgcccacttagctcggttccagggggccaagtaagttgctgtgcggacagcctggaatcgccccccactgaagggaactgagccgaccttagctcccttctgtagtgcagaaagcccctcAGTGTAGGCACAGTGGCTTATTTTCCtcattctgattttaaaaataccatttaCTCAAAAAAGAAGAAGGTTTCTGAATATAAAATGACTACTCCCTCCCTCAAAATGTTATACACACAAATTTTCTTATTGGACCTAACTTTACCTTGCATGTGACAGACCCCCCCTTTTTTATAGCACCCGGGGGgtggggaccagaggtgggatccagcaggttctcacaggttctcgagagtaggttactaattatttgtgtgtgccgagagggggttactaattggtgattttgccacatgatttttgccttagttattattattattattattattattattatttattaaacttgctataccgccctatccccggagggctcagggcggtgaacaacataaaatcatacaaaaaacataaaaatcttaaaacaggtacattctacaatagggcccgcgagacccatataccaccctcttccaaaaatgaggaggggtcccaatgatgttaggggaccctactagcagggggggcggggcattatcggcggctggactctccaaaggcccggtggaataattcggttttacaggccctgcggaactctccaaggtcccgcagggcccgaatagctggtggtaatgtgttccaccaggccggtgccagggctgtgaaggccctagcccgtgtggaggccagccgcgtcatcaaggggccagggatctccagtagattcgcctctgctgatcgcagaggacgagccgggacatatggggtaatgcggtcccgaaggtacgagggtcccgggccgcgtaaggccttaaaggtcaacacccacaccttgaacatgattcggaattcgataggtaaccaatgcaggcggcgcaacacaggggagatgtgttcacgaaaggcaccccctgtgagcaaccgggccgccgcatgttggaccaatttcagtttccggatcaggcgcaagggaaggcccgcatagagcgagttacaatagtccagtctggaggtgaccgttgcatggatcacagtggctaggtcagtgttggagagaaagggggccagccgacgggcctgtcgaagatggaaaaacgcaacccgggttatatgggccacctgggtctccattgaaagagacgaatccaggtggacccccaggctgcgaacggagggggtcggtgccaatatggccccctcccacaccggcggctggaaatccccaatctcacccccacgaccaagccaaaggatctccgtcttcgatggattaagttttaacctgctctgttgtaaccaaccagcgaccgcctccaaacattgctgtagagctgcaggggcagcggcagctcccccctccatcaacagaatgagctgagtgtcatcagcgtactgatggcagatcagcccaaagctccgtaccagctgagcaagtggtcgcatatagatgttaaataacagtggggacagcaatgccccctgaggcacaccgcaatgaagcgggcacctccgggaagctttgtctccacaccacacttgctgactacgcccccggaggaacgaggcaatccactgaaggacagtgccccgaaccccggaagcggccaggcggtgggtcaaaaggtcgtgatcgaccatatcaaatgctgcggtgagatctaacaacaccagcagcgccgatccgcctcggtctagctgcatacggagcgtatctgtgacagcgaggagaaccgtctccgtcccatgcccagcacggaagccggactggaagggatcgaaggccgatgtgtcatccagaaagccctgaagctgctccaacaccactctctcaattaccctCCCCAGAAAcgattacgcccctcctctcagcagcagcgcgcagaacttgaagcagtctagcaggaggtgcaccagcgggcgtggcagcctgggctgcatgcatttgtttcccgcccaaggaccggcgcagcggctgcgtccttgccacagtcctgcccaggaatgccccgcccccagaatgcccagccatgcccccattgtgccctgcccagccccattggcgttacgccacagtttgaatcccaccaccatgggagcctgttactaatcTTATAGTGAAGTAAAAACCGTTGATTGTCAAAATAAACACTGTATAGAATTTGGGTTGGAGAAAAGCTTAAAATGTACCTAGTGACTCTGAAATTGATTAGTTGAATCATCTTGCACCCGTAAGTTGAAGAATCCAGCTTTCCTGGCTTCCTAGGCAGTGCCGCGTGGTTTAGATGTTCCGGTTATCTTATGCTGCTTGTATGTGGGGAGTGagagataaaaacagttaaactgGGGGGGAAATAGaccttttaaagtgttttagaATGACAAAAATGTGTACGACTATATTGTTAAGAGTcttaatttattattgtattgtcatGTTTTTACAAATATGTAATATTAGTGTTcttaataaaaagagaaaaatgtaaacTAAAGACAAATGTTTATCttgcgcatgcacacacacacacaaaacccttttGAAAACTGCAGTTTAATTTGACGCACCTTTAtgtatccatctatccatcttgTGGCGGTACTGCCCTAAGGTCTGGGGAGACACCTGAAAGAAAATGCCATTGGGGACAAATTGACTCCCTCATGGTTCAGATCCAGAGGCTAGATCCAGAGGGACAGCG
Above is a genomic segment from Sphaerodactylus townsendi isolate TG3544 unplaced genomic scaffold, MPM_Stown_v2.3 scaffold_355, whole genome shotgun sequence containing:
- the LOC125425383 gene encoding uncharacterized protein LOC125425383, which translates into the protein LSSNLRWWKIGLGVSLAGIVALTVVLIVVNLLAYPESSQMNSHAVLFPARLCGSKDNSVLQSLHQLPKYNSCMSSEASCAAVPSEICIDVPKSPLNAVVNQTAIIPVKIQVPKTDWDFIEVLWHHAQGTPDDSILKYGLRSCSPKSKPQLWWKRDCRLFLEVMPAHRSKMSAMMNAWLIIWNVEEKHTGRYQVNVKSNNMKEACSFVELRVTEAKA